The following coding sequences lie in one Dehalococcoidia bacterium genomic window:
- a CDS encoding M24 family metallopeptidase — protein sequence MGLVNRWRAQALLTRFGLDALVATTPPNLRYLLDWIPPSSERSPRLGSQWAILPADPARPIGAVLPLADFLAFPFARQPAAAVRAFLSAVPGGADTSAAEVTNTLPATLRERVCPDLATALDEILITLGLAGGRLAFDDPAAVLALESEGVLLSRPTGADLFRRLRAVKTADEIERIRAATEANATALRAAVAVAEPQRPWGAVGDTWRREVVAAGAAIIQWNASLADSSAPPDRPLARHEAMGLLGAAAIDGYWSELGRVAVVGDRLPKAERAAHALAKAMEMLVPRLEAGATVEGLTEAAEEASGAAGLPPPLYEPVRGIGIERAELPAAGVEGENVLEPGNVVVVSFTYREPGWAMLTLAEPVLITATTPRRLSSLTFDLLVTRE from the coding sequence GTGGGGCTGGTCAATCGCTGGCGCGCGCAGGCGCTCTTGACGCGGTTCGGTCTCGACGCCCTCGTGGCCACCACGCCTCCCAATCTCCGCTACCTGCTCGACTGGATCCCGCCCTCCTCAGAGCGATCGCCGCGGCTGGGCAGTCAGTGGGCGATCCTCCCTGCCGACCCGGCGCGTCCCATCGGCGCCGTGCTCCCCCTCGCCGATTTTCTCGCCTTTCCGTTCGCTCGTCAGCCCGCAGCCGCAGTCCGCGCTTTCCTGAGCGCCGTGCCCGGCGGTGCTGACACCAGCGCCGCCGAAGTGACGAACACGCTTCCAGCGACGCTGCGAGAGCGGGTCTGCCCTGACCTCGCGACCGCGCTCGACGAGATCCTCATCACTCTCGGGCTGGCCGGCGGCCGGCTCGCCTTCGACGACCCTGCAGCCGTCCTCGCACTCGAGAGCGAGGGCGTCCTTCTTTCACGGCCGACAGGCGCCGACCTGTTCCGTCGTCTCCGCGCCGTCAAAACCGCCGACGAAATTGAGCGGATCCGCGCCGCCACCGAGGCGAACGCGACTGCGCTCCGGGCGGCAGTGGCGGTCGCCGAGCCTCAGCGCCCGTGGGGAGCGGTCGGCGATACGTGGCGGCGAGAGGTCGTCGCCGCCGGCGCAGCGATCATCCAGTGGAACGCGTCGCTGGCCGACAGTTCTGCTCCTCCTGACCGACCCCTCGCTCGCCACGAAGCGATGGGGCTGCTCGGTGCAGCGGCAATCGACGGCTACTGGAGCGAGCTGGGGCGGGTTGCTGTCGTCGGCGACCGCCTGCCGAAGGCGGAGCGCGCTGCTCACGCCCTCGCAAAGGCGATGGAGATGCTCGTTCCGCGTCTCGAAGCTGGCGCCACGGTAGAAGGGCTGACCGAGGCCGCGGAAGAGGCGAGCGGTGCGGCAGGTCTCCCCCCGCCGCTCTACGAGCCCGTCCGCGGTATCGGGATTGAGCGCGCCGAACTGCCCGCCGCCGGCGTGGAAGGAGAGAACGTCCTTGAGCCCGGCAACGTCGTCGTCGTCTCCTTCACCTATCGCGAGCCGGGGTGGGCGATGCTGACCTTGGCGGAACCGGTGCTCATCACGGCGACAACACCCCGTCGCCTCAGCTCCCTCACCTTTGACCTCCTCGTCACGCGAGAGTAG
- a CDS encoding M23 family metallopeptidase has product MRSVTRRWIVALTPVLPRNAERHLTIAISPRFLGHTLVIVVVGLVAAFAGPRRAEVEAATVGWTFEPFSRSQRVSSGSDWLRNRAGATFEEQIAPPVLGIAQAAPGPATAPAPPPKPQVRTYIVRVGDTLSGIARAFGVSTETLIWANKLENANFLSPGDELRIPPGTGVLHTVQAGETLQTIAARYGVSPEAITGHAFNAPEGGVVVRVGRELFIPGGVVPRPTPAPAAPRQPAAPAPPPAVAPAPVVQPAPPTGRTEASLSASSGNVPIRLGYPTAGQLVQGFSGGHRGIDIIAPYGSPVFAAGNGVVILAAMGYNGGFGNMVEIDHGSGIISRYAHLSAIHVSPGDRVTRGQTIGLVGASGIATAPHVHFEVINNGVRSDPMPFLR; this is encoded by the coding sequence TTGCGGTCTGTCACGCGGAGGTGGATCGTCGCGCTCACCCCAGTTCTTCCCCGAAACGCTGAGCGTCACCTGACGATCGCGATCAGCCCGCGCTTCTTAGGCCACACTCTCGTGATCGTCGTGGTCGGCCTCGTGGCTGCCTTCGCCGGACCGCGCCGGGCGGAGGTGGAAGCGGCGACCGTCGGGTGGACATTTGAGCCTTTCAGCCGCTCTCAGCGCGTCAGCAGTGGCAGTGACTGGCTTCGAAACCGCGCCGGCGCGACGTTCGAGGAGCAGATCGCGCCGCCCGTTCTTGGGATTGCGCAAGCCGCCCCGGGCCCGGCAACCGCGCCAGCGCCCCCGCCGAAGCCTCAGGTGCGCACCTATATCGTGCGGGTGGGAGACACGCTCTCCGGCATCGCGCGCGCGTTTGGAGTGAGCACCGAGACCCTGATCTGGGCGAACAAGCTCGAAAATGCCAACTTTCTGTCGCCGGGTGACGAACTGCGCATTCCCCCGGGAACAGGCGTACTCCACACCGTTCAGGCTGGCGAGACCCTGCAGACGATCGCAGCGCGCTACGGGGTATCGCCCGAGGCAATTACAGGACATGCCTTCAACGCGCCGGAGGGCGGGGTCGTTGTCCGCGTCGGCCGCGAGCTGTTCATTCCTGGCGGGGTAGTGCCCCGTCCCACACCTGCGCCTGCAGCGCCGCGGCAGCCGGCAGCACCCGCTCCTCCCCCGGCCGTTGCGCCGGCGCCCGTCGTCCAGCCGGCGCCGCCGACGGGACGGACAGAGGCGAGCCTCTCTGCATCCTCGGGAAACGTCCCAATCCGGCTCGGCTATCCGACCGCGGGGCAGCTCGTCCAAGGTTTTTCCGGCGGCCACCGGGGGATCGACATCATCGCCCCCTACGGCAGCCCGGTCTTCGCGGCGGGCAATGGCGTTGTCATCCTCGCGGCCATGGGCTACAACGGCGGCTTCGGCAACATGGTTGAGATCGACCATGGCAGCGGCATCATCTCGCGCTACGCTCACCTCAGCGCCATTCACGTCTCGCCCGGCGACCGTGTCACGCGCGGGCAGACCATCGGGCTGGTGGGGGCATCCGGCATCGCAACCGCTCCCCATGTGCACTTCGAGGTGATCAACAACGGCGTCCGTTCCGACCCGATGCCGTTCCTCCGATGA
- a CDS encoding alpha/beta fold hydrolase: protein MKNDLYHLIHRPARALAPSPALLVLHGWGADEHDLLGLAPLLDDRLLIISPRAPLALAWGYGWYHFLPERGADPAGFEAAVEDLAQFAASLPQRYAIDPSRFFVLGFSQGAIMGVALALAQPQLVRGAVLLSGRFPTTPVSGRLDGIPIFIGHGRFDPIIPATAALELEAAVRERGADVTLRLYDYGHEIRAETISDVNAWLAPRLPETG, encoded by the coding sequence ATGAAGAACGACCTTTACCATCTCATTCACCGTCCGGCGCGGGCACTCGCGCCTTCCCCGGCCCTGCTCGTCCTCCACGGCTGGGGTGCCGATGAACATGATCTTCTCGGGCTCGCCCCCCTCCTCGACGACCGGCTGCTGATTATCAGCCCTCGAGCGCCTCTTGCCCTCGCATGGGGATACGGCTGGTACCACTTCTTGCCCGAGCGCGGCGCTGACCCGGCAGGCTTCGAGGCAGCGGTAGAGGACCTTGCGCAGTTTGCGGCGTCGCTCCCCCAGCGGTATGCGATCGACCCGTCGCGCTTTTTCGTCCTCGGCTTCAGTCAAGGCGCGATCATGGGGGTCGCTCTCGCGCTCGCCCAGCCTCAGCTTGTTCGCGGGGCAGTCCTGCTGAGCGGCCGTTTCCCCACCACGCCGGTTTCCGGGCGCCTCGACGGCATTCCGATCTTCATCGGCCACGGCCGCTTCGACCCGATCATCCCGGCGACAGCGGCGCTGGAACTGGAAGCAGCCGTGCGCGAGCGCGGCGCCGACGTCACGCTGCGCCTCTACGACTACGGGCACGAGATCCGCGCGGAGACCATCAGCGATGTGAACGCGTGGCTTGCCCCTCGGTTACCAGAGACCGGGTAA
- a CDS encoding isoprenylcysteine carboxylmethyltransferase family protein, whose amino-acid sequence MKGRGEGWVAAQALLFLVYLVAPPLFQWPWPLRLLGAVVGIPLLLIGAIFAGFGVTTLGRALSPFPKPKDDGVLITEGIYGCVRHPIYGGLTMAAVGFALLTGSLGRLAAALLLFAFFAAKSEVEERWLRARYPAYAAYRARVRRMLPGLW is encoded by the coding sequence ATGAAAGGCCGAGGCGAAGGCTGGGTTGCGGCGCAAGCCCTGCTCTTTCTCGTCTATCTCGTCGCGCCTCCCCTCTTTCAATGGCCGTGGCCGCTCCGGCTTCTCGGCGCAGTCGTGGGCATCCCGCTTCTGCTCATCGGCGCAATCTTCGCCGGCTTCGGAGTGACGACCCTCGGCCGCGCCCTCTCGCCGTTTCCGAAGCCGAAGGACGACGGCGTGCTCATCACTGAGGGGATCTACGGCTGCGTCCGTCATCCCATCTACGGCGGGCTGACTATGGCCGCCGTCGGCTTTGCCCTCCTGACGGGGTCGCTCGGGCGGCTGGCAGCTGCCCTTCTCCTTTTTGCCTTCTTTGCGGCGAAGTCGGAGGTCGAAGAACGCTGGCTGCGCGCGCGCTATCCAGCCTATGCCGCGTACCGCGCGCGAGTTCGGCGGATGTTACCCGGTCTCTGGTAA
- a CDS encoding RecQ family ATP-dependent DNA helicase codes for MLETTLRDTFGYTSFRPGQREIIEATIAGRDVLAVLPTGGGKSLTYQLPALLSEGVTLVISPLIALMKDQVDRLSRRAPGVATYLNSTVRSAQARKRLEQAAAGTVRLLYIAPERLRSSNFREAAARMRIARIVVDEAHCVSEWGHDFRPDYLAIRAFAEEVGRPPILALTATATPTVRADIQRQLGLDRPVVLVAPLDRPNLRFSVLTVARKSEKIAVTRQLVAQLAGSGIVYTGTRRDAEDLAQALAAGGEQVALYHAGLTLKERSLAQDQFLRGERRVIVATNAFGLGIDKPDVRFVIHFAMPATPEAYFQEAGRAGRDALPSRCILLFAPVDVGIQRFLVQRDVPDEAAMLAVLRALRRGGRSRALVDPEAIAAQLGVSELMVRLAVAGLERGGALVRGPDEWGKLRLEAIRPQPEPRLWLPVTIDAERRRRRRLALLWKMWEYARGSGCRRAWWARYFGDRTPLAPRAGCCDRCDPAGEPVLALTPSPAVRPTRRASSSALPSSRLEEQQRIALALRAVAAVEGAYGRQGVSAILRGRLPKNGDAALASLPEFGALAALPVAEVHHLLDTLVLAGLAEKEPTIRPRLRLTAKGRAFLNGVSLEALPAAQAAAEPRWAQLPRQPTAEAVGALLAALDDPHPRVRSVALAGLRRLALSPAVDLPTRRLARAALIRRR; via the coding sequence ATGCTCGAAACGACGCTGCGCGACACCTTCGGCTATACCAGCTTCCGCCCCGGACAGCGCGAGATCATCGAGGCGACCATCGCCGGGCGCGATGTCTTGGCTGTGCTGCCCACGGGCGGCGGAAAGTCGCTCACCTATCAGCTGCCCGCGCTGCTGAGCGAGGGGGTGACCCTAGTCATTTCGCCTCTCATCGCCTTGATGAAGGATCAAGTCGATCGCCTTTCGCGCCGCGCTCCGGGGGTGGCGACGTATCTCAACAGCACGGTGAGAAGTGCCCAAGCGCGGAAGCGCCTCGAACAGGCAGCAGCGGGCACGGTCCGGCTTCTCTACATCGCTCCCGAACGGCTGCGTTCCTCCAATTTTCGTGAGGCCGCCGCGCGAATGCGGATTGCGCGCATCGTGGTCGACGAAGCGCATTGCGTCTCCGAATGGGGCCACGACTTTCGGCCAGACTACCTTGCCATCCGCGCGTTTGCCGAGGAGGTGGGCCGGCCGCCGATCCTCGCGCTCACAGCAACGGCGACGCCCACCGTCCGCGCAGACATTCAGCGTCAGCTCGGGCTCGACCGGCCGGTCGTTCTCGTCGCTCCGCTCGATCGTCCAAACCTGCGCTTCAGCGTGCTGACCGTCGCGCGGAAGTCGGAAAAGATCGCCGTTACCCGCCAGTTGGTCGCCCAGCTTGCTGGGAGCGGCATCGTCTACACGGGAACGCGGCGCGATGCCGAAGATCTCGCGCAAGCGCTCGCGGCAGGCGGCGAGCAGGTGGCGCTCTATCACGCGGGGCTAACGCTGAAGGAACGGTCGCTTGCGCAGGATCAGTTTCTGCGGGGCGAGCGACGGGTGATTGTCGCGACCAATGCCTTCGGCTTGGGGATCGATAAGCCGGACGTCCGGTTTGTCATCCACTTCGCGATGCCGGCGACGCCGGAGGCGTATTTCCAGGAAGCCGGCCGCGCTGGCCGCGACGCCCTCCCCTCGCGCTGCATCCTGCTGTTCGCCCCGGTCGACGTCGGCATCCAGCGCTTTCTCGTGCAGCGAGACGTGCCCGACGAAGCGGCGATGCTCGCAGTGCTGCGCGCTCTCCGCCGCGGCGGCCGGTCGCGCGCGCTGGTCGACCCTGAGGCGATCGCGGCGCAGCTTGGCGTTAGCGAGCTGATGGTTCGGCTCGCCGTGGCAGGGCTAGAGCGGGGCGGAGCGCTCGTGCGCGGTCCAGACGAATGGGGAAAGCTCCGTCTTGAGGCGATTCGTCCTCAGCCGGAGCCGCGGCTCTGGCTGCCGGTGACGATCGATGCCGAACGCCGGCGACGCCGCCGCCTCGCGCTCCTCTGGAAGATGTGGGAGTACGCCCGAGGCAGCGGCTGTCGGCGCGCGTGGTGGGCGCGCTATTTCGGCGACCGCACCCCCTTAGCCCCCCGCGCCGGCTGCTGCGATCGCTGTGACCCGGCTGGCGAGCCCGTTCTTGCGCTCACGCCGTCGCCGGCGGTCCGCCCGACGCGGCGCGCCTCTTCAAGCGCGCTGCCGTCATCGCGCCTTGAGGAGCAGCAGCGGATCGCGCTGGCGCTTCGCGCTGTTGCCGCGGTCGAGGGCGCCTACGGCCGCCAGGGGGTGAGCGCGATCCTCCGCGGGCGCCTTCCGAAGAACGGCGATGCCGCTCTCGCCTCGCTCCCGGAGTTCGGCGCTCTCGCCGCTCTTCCCGTGGCTGAGGTCCATCACCTCCTCGATACGCTCGTGCTGGCGGGGTTGGCCGAGAAGGAGCCGACGATCCGTCCCCGCCTCCGGCTGACAGCGAAGGGGCGAGCGTTCCTCAACGGCGTCTCTCTGGAAGCGCTGCCGGCAGCGCAGGCAGCAGCGGAGCCGCGGTGGGCGCAGCTGCCCCGCCAGCCCACTGCCGAGGCGGTGGGAGCCCTCCTCGCCGCGCTCGACGATCCGCACCCGCGCGTCCGCAGCGTGGCGCTTGCCGGTCTCCGACGCTTGGCCCTTTCTCCCGCGGTCGACCTGCCGACGCGGCGGCTCGCTCGCGCTGCGCTCATCCGCCGCAGGTGA
- a CDS encoding MOSC domain-containing protein, whose protein sequence is MSLWVSELYRYPVKSCRGEPLREAPLDARGIAGDRLFMIVDPAGVFLTQRELPALCRIVPLVGEGALTLRAPSAEDLVISIRRGPGDCEVTVWNDRCAAVDQGDEAAAWLERVLGCPARLVRMAEEFIRPVDPHYAVRPTDHLHFGDGFPFLLLNQSSLDDLNRRMGSPLPVNRFRPNIVVAGAPAYAEDGWRRLRVGEVLFDVVKPCSRCAITQVDQETASVGKEPLRTLATYRLTPDKEVLFGQYLIHAGPGVIRVGDPVEILA, encoded by the coding sequence ATGTCCCTGTGGGTGTCTGAGCTGTACCGCTATCCGGTCAAGTCCTGCCGCGGAGAGCCGCTCCGTGAGGCGCCCTTGGACGCGCGCGGGATTGCGGGAGACCGTCTCTTCATGATCGTCGATCCAGCCGGCGTCTTCTTGACGCAGCGGGAGCTGCCGGCCTTATGCCGCATTGTCCCGCTGGTCGGGGAGGGCGCGCTGACCCTCCGCGCGCCCTCGGCGGAAGACCTAGTCATCTCAATCCGTCGCGGCCCTGGCGACTGCGAGGTGACGGTCTGGAACGACCGCTGCGCGGCGGTCGACCAAGGCGACGAAGCCGCCGCTTGGCTGGAACGCGTGCTTGGATGCCCAGCGCGCCTCGTTCGGATGGCCGAGGAGTTCATCCGTCCTGTCGACCCGCACTATGCCGTTCGCCCGACCGACCACCTTCATTTCGGCGACGGCTTCCCCTTCCTCCTGCTCAATCAGTCATCGCTGGACGACCTCAATCGCCGTATGGGGTCGCCCTTACCTGTCAACCGCTTTCGGCCGAACATCGTCGTTGCTGGCGCGCCGGCGTACGCCGAAGATGGATGGCGCCGGCTGCGGGTCGGCGAGGTGCTCTTCGACGTGGTGAAGCCGTGCTCGCGCTGCGCGATCACGCAGGTCGACCAAGAGACTGCCAGCGTCGGGAAAGAGCCGCTCCGCACGCTAGCGACGTATCGGCTGACGCCGGACAAAGAGGTGCTGTTCGGCCAGTATCTCATCCACGCCGGTCCGGGCGTCATCCGCGTCGGGGACCCGGTGGAAATCCTCGCCTGA
- a CDS encoding LLM class flavin-dependent oxidoreductase, which produces MGDRPLKFTALANYWGDSPSGNDWTDPRPRATDVLAERARRLEAIGFDSLSYAEFLEGDVFPPLMEIARATERIELLTRVAGAFSRSPVLLASAAAWVAEASGGRFRLGIGASVPHEAQEYLGVVFDRPAARMRDTIIILRALWGEELPGVTRLASGQVRYPGAVVQVETARVDLRPRRPIPLLLAAAGPLMLRLAGELADGVILELTTPAYVRWAWQEIRRGAARTGRDLSRFELCVQGTWVNDEAPAETRRRSLRFHITHCVDKEFAPIWERGGLAEEAAAIRERALAGDWQGAERLTEERLWPKLAIRARDPATLWRWLEGHRAVGVTTFALPPNVEELTGISLEEIRRRTAAMPVLAPF; this is translated from the coding sequence ATGGGCGACCGCCCGCTCAAGTTCACCGCGCTCGCCAACTATTGGGGCGACTCACCGTCCGGCAACGACTGGACCGACCCTCGCCCTCGCGCCACGGACGTGCTCGCCGAGCGCGCGCGGCGGCTTGAGGCAATCGGGTTCGATAGCCTCTCCTACGCTGAGTTCTTGGAGGGCGATGTCTTTCCGCCGCTGATGGAGATCGCGCGAGCGACCGAGCGGATCGAGCTGCTGACGCGGGTGGCTGGCGCCTTCTCGCGCAGCCCGGTCCTGCTCGCCTCCGCTGCTGCGTGGGTTGCCGAAGCATCCGGTGGCCGGTTTCGGCTCGGCATCGGCGCCTCTGTCCCTCACGAGGCGCAGGAATATCTCGGCGTCGTCTTCGACCGGCCGGCCGCCCGGATGCGCGATACCATCATCATCCTGCGGGCGCTCTGGGGCGAGGAGCTGCCCGGCGTCACGCGGCTGGCGAGCGGACAGGTTCGGTATCCAGGCGCAGTCGTTCAGGTCGAAACTGCCCGCGTCGACTTGCGGCCCCGCCGGCCGATCCCGCTGCTGCTCGCTGCAGCGGGGCCGCTGATGCTGCGCCTCGCCGGCGAACTGGCCGATGGCGTGATTTTGGAGCTGACCACGCCTGCGTATGTCCGCTGGGCGTGGCAAGAGATCCGGCGCGGCGCGGCGCGGACCGGCCGTGACCTCTCGCGCTTTGAACTGTGCGTGCAGGGAACATGGGTGAACGATGAGGCGCCGGCTGAAACGCGGCGGCGCTCTCTCCGCTTTCACATCACGCACTGCGTTGACAAGGAATTTGCCCCCATTTGGGAGCGCGGCGGATTGGCTGAGGAAGCGGCAGCAATCCGCGAGCGGGCACTCGCTGGGGATTGGCAGGGTGCCGAGCGGCTGACCGAAGAGCGCTTATGGCCGAAGCTCGCGATCCGCGCGCGCGACCCGGCAACGCTCTGGCGCTGGCTGGAAGGCCATCGCGCTGTTGGGGTCACGACCTTCGCCCTTCCGCCGAACGTAGAGGAGCTGACCGGCATCTCGCTTGAGGAAATCCGGCGGCGGACGGCGGCGATGCCCGTCCTCGCCCCTTTCTAG
- a CDS encoding cellulase family glycosylhydrolase: MRYLPLLSVIVFALAACLPGAARQPDGGSGAAPSSASVPRKKPAELMEVADPAIQVFLWGEPKTTDRDLRLAKEAGFRWVKQMFQWNFIEGKGKGQFEWQEPDRIVDAIERHGLYIIARLDVAPMWARGPGADPRLHGPPVRMQDYGDFVGAVAARYKGRIQAYQIWNEPNLAREWNGKPPNAREYTEMLRVAYEAIKKADPDALVINGGLSPTTASGAIAVPDLEFLRQMYALGANKYFDMLGVHAPGYKAPPQMDPADVARDPVLTNGDRSPESARRIYAFRHVEDVRRVMVEHGDADKRIAILEFGWTTDPRPKSPYYWHRVTEDQQAAYLVTAFQFAERHWSPWIGVMTVIYLCAPHWTEDDEQYWWAITYEDGGDRTAYNALKEYFTRHRRR; the protein is encoded by the coding sequence ATGCGATATCTGCCGCTCCTGTCGGTGATCGTTTTCGCGCTGGCGGCCTGTCTGCCCGGCGCGGCGCGACAACCGGATGGGGGTTCGGGCGCGGCGCCCAGTTCTGCCTCGGTTCCGCGGAAGAAACCAGCCGAATTGATGGAGGTCGCCGACCCGGCGATCCAAGTCTTTCTGTGGGGCGAGCCCAAGACGACCGACCGCGACCTGCGGCTGGCGAAGGAGGCGGGGTTCCGCTGGGTGAAGCAGATGTTCCAGTGGAACTTCATCGAGGGCAAGGGCAAGGGGCAGTTCGAGTGGCAAGAGCCGGACCGGATCGTCGACGCGATCGAGCGCCACGGGCTGTACATCATTGCGCGGCTCGATGTTGCGCCGATGTGGGCGCGCGGGCCCGGCGCCGACCCCCGCCTTCACGGCCCGCCGGTCCGCATGCAGGACTACGGCGATTTCGTCGGCGCGGTCGCCGCGCGCTACAAGGGGCGGATCCAGGCCTACCAGATTTGGAACGAACCGAACCTTGCCCGCGAGTGGAATGGCAAACCGCCCAATGCCCGCGAATATACCGAAATGCTGCGGGTCGCATACGAAGCGATCAAAAAAGCCGACCCCGATGCGCTCGTGATCAATGGCGGCCTGTCGCCGACCACGGCATCGGGCGCGATCGCTGTGCCCGACCTCGAATTCCTGAGGCAGATGTATGCCCTTGGCGCGAATAAGTACTTCGACATGCTCGGCGTTCACGCGCCCGGCTATAAAGCGCCTCCCCAGATGGACCCGGCAGACGTCGCGCGAGATCCTGTCTTGACCAACGGCGACCGCTCGCCCGAGTCGGCGCGGCGGATCTACGCCTTCCGCCATGTCGAAGATGTTCGCCGCGTTATGGTCGAGCACGGCGACGCCGACAAACGGATCGCGATCCTCGAGTTCGGGTGGACAACCGACCCGCGTCCGAAGTCGCCCTACTACTGGCATCGCGTCACCGAAGACCAGCAAGCCGCTTACCTCGTCACCGCCTTTCAGTTCGCCGAACGGCACTGGAGCCCGTGGATCGGCGTGATGACGGTGATCTACCTGTGCGCGCCGCACTGGACAGAGGATGACGAGCAGTATTGGTGGGCGATCACCTATGAGGACGGTGGCGACCGGACAGCCTACAACGCGCTCAAGGAGTACTTCACTCGCCACAGAAGGCGCTAA
- the argS gene encoding arginine--tRNA ligase, translated as MIKRRIAELLTAAIAAAQQQRALPAMSVPDLGIDHPPQPEFGDYASSVAMRLARATRMNPRDIAATIVRLIPPSPEIARVETAPPGFINFFLDDSWVARQVETILDAGIAYGSGVVPGKRIQVEYVSANPTGPLHAGHGRGAVFGDTLANVLSFAGHDVQREYYVNDAGSQVRLFGATLFARYQQALGREAPLPPDGYAGAYMQTLAAEIVDEYGDRFLTLPPEEAQRELAEIGMEKVLAWIRADLQDLGIHFDRWFHERELFENGQLREALAKLREAGTLDEREGALWFTSTALGEDKDNVIIRSNGIPTYFATDIAYHYDKFLRRQFDEVIDVWGADHHGHVSRMKAVVAALGIDPDRLVVALSQLVTLKRRGEVVRLSKRTGDIVTLREVIDEVGPDACRFFFIQRSPDSQMDFDLELAKEESDKNPVYYIQYAHARIASILRLASERGIDWSSGNVELLRSEAEQSLIRKLLAFPEVIELAAINRAPQGVAAYALALAGEFHSFYRLCRVLSDDAPLTAARLKLVASAKIVLANALRLLGMTAPERMARLDEER; from the coding sequence GTGATCAAACGACGGATCGCTGAGCTGCTCACCGCGGCGATCGCTGCCGCTCAACAGCAGCGAGCGCTGCCCGCTATGAGCGTCCCCGACCTCGGGATCGACCACCCCCCGCAACCTGAGTTCGGAGACTACGCCAGCAGTGTTGCGATGCGGCTAGCGCGCGCTACCCGCATGAACCCGCGCGATATCGCTGCCACCATTGTCCGCCTTATCCCGCCCAGCCCCGAAATCGCCCGCGTCGAGACGGCGCCGCCTGGGTTTATCAACTTCTTCCTCGACGACAGCTGGGTTGCTCGGCAGGTCGAAACGATTCTCGACGCGGGGATCGCCTACGGCAGCGGGGTCGTGCCGGGCAAGCGCATCCAAGTCGAGTATGTCTCCGCCAATCCGACCGGGCCGCTGCATGCCGGTCACGGCCGCGGCGCCGTCTTCGGCGACACGCTCGCCAATGTTCTCTCCTTCGCCGGCCATGACGTCCAGCGGGAGTACTACGTCAACGACGCCGGCTCGCAGGTGCGGCTGTTCGGCGCAACCCTGTTCGCTCGCTACCAGCAGGCGCTCGGCCGCGAGGCGCCGCTCCCGCCCGACGGCTACGCCGGTGCCTACATGCAGACCCTCGCCGCCGAGATTGTCGATGAATATGGCGACCGTTTTCTGACGCTCCCGCCGGAGGAGGCGCAGCGCGAACTCGCCGAGATCGGCATGGAAAAAGTGCTCGCTTGGATCCGCGCCGACCTGCAGGACCTCGGGATCCATTTCGACCGCTGGTTCCACGAGCGCGAACTGTTCGAAAACGGGCAGTTGCGCGAGGCGCTGGCGAAACTGCGCGAGGCAGGAACGCTTGACGAGCGGGAAGGCGCGCTCTGGTTCACCTCCACGGCTCTGGGCGAGGACAAAGATAACGTCATCATCCGGAGCAACGGCATTCCCACCTACTTCGCCACCGATATCGCCTACCACTACGACAAGTTTCTGCGGCGCCAGTTCGACGAAGTCATCGATGTCTGGGGCGCTGACCATCACGGCCACGTCTCGCGGATGAAGGCGGTCGTGGCGGCGCTCGGCATCGACCCGGACCGTCTCGTTGTCGCGCTCTCCCAGCTGGTCACCCTCAAGCGGCGCGGCGAGGTTGTGCGGCTGTCGAAGCGCACCGGCGATATCGTCACTTTGCGCGAAGTGATTGACGAAGTCGGTCCCGACGCTTGCCGTTTCTTCTTCATCCAGCGGTCGCCCGACAGCCAGATGGATTTCGACCTCGAACTTGCCAAAGAAGAGTCGGACAAAAACCCGGTCTACTACATTCAATACGCCCACGCCCGAATCGCGAGCATCCTGCGGCTCGCCAGCGAACGCGGCATCGATTGGAGCAGCGGCAACGTCGAACTGCTGCGCTCCGAGGCCGAACAGTCTCTCATCCGCAAGCTGCTCGCTTTTCCGGAAGTGATCGAACTGGCAGCGATCAATCGTGCCCCTCAAGGGGTCGCCGCGTACGCCCTCGCGCTCGCCGGTGAATTTCACAGCTTCTACCGGCTCTGCCGAGTCCTCTCCGATGACGCCCCGCTCACCGCGGCGCGGCTGAAGTTGGTGGCGAGCGCGAAAATTGTGCTGGCCAATGCGCTGCGGCTGCTGGGGATGACCGCTCCGGAACGGATGGCTCGGCTCGACGAGGAGAGATAA